The DNA segment tctaaaatcgatactattagagataaaattgcaaccattcagccgtcagctacagtatcacatcagacagtgcactatagaccccctgaggaacagttccactcattctctactataggagaggaagaattgtataaacttgttaaatcatctaaacctacaacatgtatgttagaccctataccatctaagctcctaaaagaggtgcttccagaagttaatggtcctcttttgactattattaattcctcattgtcattaggatatgtccccaaaactttcaaactggctgttattaagcctctcataaaaaaaccacaacttgaccccaaagaactagttaattatagaccaatctcgaatctcccttttctgcccaagatactagaaaaggtggtatcctcacaattatgttccttcttagagaaaaatggtatatgtgaggatttccagtcaggatttagccgtatcatagtactgagactgctctccttagagttacaaatgatctgctcttatcatctgatcgtgggtgtatctctctattagttttattggatcttagtgctgcgtttgacacaattgaccacagcattcttttgcatagacttgaacactttgttggcatcagtggaagtgcactagcatggtttaaatcgtacttatatgaccgccatcagttcgtagcagtgaatgaagatgtatcatatcgatcacaagtgcagtatggagtacctcaaggctcagtactagggctgctactcttcacactttatatgttacccttgggagatatcatcaggaaacatggtgttagctttcactgttatgctgatgatactcagctctataattcttcgcggcccagtgaaacacaccaatttgaaaaactaatggaatgcatagtcgatataaaaaattggatgacgagtaatttcttactgctaaattcagaaaaaacagaagtgttaattatacgacctaaaaactctgcttgcaataacctagaacacggtctaagacttgatggttgctctgtcaattctttgtcatcagttaggaacctaggtgtgctatttgatcgcaatctttccttagaaagccacgtttctagcgtttgtaaaactgcatttttccatctcaaaaatatatctaaattacggcctatcctctcaatgtcaaatgcagaaatgttaatccatgcatttatgacttcaaggttagattgttgtaatgctttattgggtggttgttctgcacgcttagtaaacaaactacagctagtccacaatgcagcagcaagagttcttacaggaaccaggaattatgaccatattagcccggtcctgtcatcgctgcactggctccctatcaaacatcctatagatttttaaatattgcttattacttataaagccctgaacggtttagcacctcagtatttgaatgacctccttttacattatactcctctacgtccgctacgttctcaaaactcaggcaatttgataatacctagaatatcaaaatcaactgcgggtggcaggtccttttcctatttggcgcctaaactctggaataacctacctaacattgttcgggaggcagacacactcttgcagtttaaatctagattgaagacccatctctttaacctggcatacacataacatactaatatgcttttaatatccaaatccgttaaaggttttttaggctgcattaataaggtaaaccggaaccggaaacacttcacataacgtgtaccttctacatcattagaagaatggcatctacgctaatatttgtctgtttctctcttgttccgaggtcaccgtggccaccagatccagtctgtatccagaccagagtgtcactgcagccacccggatccagtacgaatccagacatgatggtggatcagcacctagaaaggacctctactgccctgaaagacagcggagaccaggacaactagagccccatatacagatcccctgtaaataccttgtctcagaggaccaccaggacaagaccacaggaaacagatgattcttcttcacaatctgactttgctgcagcctggtttcgtctggtcagaggagaactggccccccaactgagcctggtttctcccaaggtttttttctccattctgtcaccgatcgggttttggttccttgccgctgtcgcctctggcttgcttagttggggtcactttatctacagcgatatcattgacttgattgcaaataaatgcacagacactatttaaactgaacagagatgacataactgaattcaatggtgaactgcctttaactatcattttgcattattgagacactgttttccaaatgaatgttgctcagtgctttgacgcaatgtatttggtttaaagcactatataaataaagttgattgattgattgataagatgataatgaaaagaaaaggtaatattgcatataaaattatattcaagtatgaactaacttgcacaatactgtaaatattcttactctaccctaaatcagtgaaaatgtttggctcagtttacagaaagtgtacgtcacacatcctttcattatgatgcaacatagttttctcagatgagtatttaacatctttattcttgtggg comes from the Carassius gibelio isolate Cgi1373 ecotype wild population from Czech Republic chromosome B9, carGib1.2-hapl.c, whole genome shotgun sequence genome and includes:
- the LOC127964937 gene encoding uncharacterized protein LOC127964937 isoform X4, whose product is MDSLFSSTLNTVASLRLRKVKENSLTPWYNEHTRTLKRAARKMERSWRKTKLEVFRIAWRESNISYRKALKTARSDYFSSLLEENKHNPRYLFNTVAKLIKNKASTSVDISQHHSSNDFMNYFTSKIDTIRDKIATIQPSATVSHQTVHYRPPEEQFHSFSTIGEEELYKLVKSSKPTTCMLDPIPSKLLKEVLPEVNGPLLTIINSSLSLGYVPKTFKLAVIKPLIKKPQLDPKELVNYRPISNLPFLPKILEKVVSSQLCSFLEKNGICEDFQSGFSRIIVLRLLSLELQMICSYHLIVGVSLY